From the Candidatus Omnitrophota bacterium genome, the window CAAACTCTTTGATTTTTTGAGCGTCTCTAATAGTATCTGGATTGCAGTCATAAATATCAATGCTCCCTGCAACTCCCCAAACCGATTGTTTGTTCAACTCATGAATAGTGTCGTCCCTTGATGGAAGCGGCTCCAAACAAACATTTTGCATTCTTTCCATTTCTTCTCCTTGTTAGAAATTCACCGTTAAAATTAATTAAAACTGATTCAAATGCTTTTTGCCTTCTCTTAAACTTTTTAAATTCTTCTCTTCTTTTTTCTTTATTTTCTTAAGCCATAATTCTTGCTCTTCCTCGCAATCCTCTTGATATTCCTCTTCATACTCTTCTTTAGGTTCCTCTTCGTATTCTCTATAATATTTCTTCTTTTGGTTCATTGTTGATTTCCTCAAATATAATTTAACCGTCTGCGTCCTCCTCAGGCACAAACAAGTCTTCTGCATTCTCCTCTTCATTATCCTCTATGTTTATCTTAAAAATACTAACAGCAACATTTTCTTCGTTTTCAAAAACATAATCAACATAAACATTCTCGCCAACTTCAATCTCGTCAGTTGATTCAAAATTCTCAAAAATTGTATCTCCATTAATCATAAACATCATTTCTGCCTCTTCATCATCAAGATCAATAATTGTTATGCTTAAATCTGATACTTCGGATACAGCTCCTAAAACAAACTCTGTTTCTGCTGTTTCCTGAGCACTTGATGTTAAACATAATCCTAAAACAGCTATTATTCCAAAAAGCAAAACAATAACTTTCTTTACCATTTTCTCTCCTTTAATTGATAACATTCCCTTCGTTTCTCCTTTTTAATACTATTAATTTAAAAACCTATATATAAAAAACGCATTCCGGAAAAAAGTCCTAGGCCTCTTAAGAGTCCAAACACTTCAAACCAAAACACGTTATTTTTTCTTTCCTCGTCAGATTAAGAGCTTAACTCTTATCTGATTCTCATTTTTAAAGCGAGATTTTTCGAGAACATCTCCTCCTTTAAGTTATTATAAATTAATAGTATTCCTTTTTGAAACAATTTCAATGTTTTTATAATATTTTTTTTAAAAATACACAAATAGATTTAATGAAGAAATAAACTCCCAAAACAAAGAAAGAATCCTCTTTTTCAGAACGACAATCTCGTCTCTAAATCAAAAAATCCATCAAGTTGAAACTAACAGATCAAAATACATGCCCAAGCGAAACAGCGCGTCAGAATAGCATTCAAAACTTTAACCAATCATAGCTTTTAATACCCTGGCAATTTCTGCCATGTTTGATGTTTTAACGCAATAATCATCTGCACCCATTTCTCTAGCTTTTATCGCATTAACTGAATCAAAAAGACCTGTCATGACAACAACTTTTACTGAGTCACCGTTTAGATCTTTAATTCTTTTGCAAGTTTCAAATCCATCCATACCGGGCAACTGAGTATCCGTAATAACAATATCTGGCTTATCTAACTCTACTTTCTTAATTCCTTCTTCTCCTGAAACAACTGCACTAAACTCCCAATCATTATAAAATTCATCAAAAAGTTCTTTAATAAGAAATTGATCACCCTCATTATCTTCGATTAACAAAATTTTTCTGCTCACAAACAACCTCCCGTTTAATCAACTCTAGGTAATTTAACTATCGAAAACCAAAAGTCTTCGATTTTCTGAACAACATCAATAAACTTATTAAAATCAACAGGCTTCTTAATATAACAATTCGCATGATGATCATAGGCCTTTGCAATATCTTGTTCTGCCTCAGAAGTCGTTAAAACAACTACGGGCACTCGCCTTAAGATTGGATCTGCCTTAATTTCAGCCAAAACTTCACGACCGTCTTTCTTAGGCAAATTAAGATCAAGAAGAATCAAGTCCGGGGTAGCTGCGCCTGAATATTTACCCTTTTTAAATAAAAAATCTGTCGCCTCTTCTCCGTCTTCAGCAACAGAAAGATTATTTTTCATCTTACTTTCTTTTAATGCTTCTTTTGTTAATTCAACATCACCAGGATTATCTTCTACTAATAATATTTCAATTGATTTTAAGTCTGTCATAGATTCATTCTCCTTTTAATTTCTCTTAGACCTCGTCCCCTTGTTTTTTAAGCTCTGCTTTCAAATCTTCAGCGCTAATAAATCCATCTTCAACAAGCATTTCACCCAATTTTCTTTTTCTTTCTTTTGAAAGCGTAAAATAAAATGTCGTGCCTTGTTCAGGTTTTGACTCAATCCATATACGCCCGCCATGCCTTTCCACAATCTTTTTGCAAATAGCTAATCCTATTCCCGTGCCCTTATACTCCTTCTTTGTATGTAAGCGCTGAAATATAACAAAAATTCTCTCTTTATACTTTTCATCTATGCCGATGCCATTATCAGAAATGGAGAAAAGCCATTCTTTTCCTTTGTCTTGAACACCTATACGAATTTTAGGCTTTCGATCTCCTCTATATTTTATAGCATTCCCAATTAAATTCTGAAACAGTTGAAGCAATTGCACATCATCGCCATAAACAACAGGCAAATTATCAAATACAATATCACTGTCGGATTCTTTTATAGCAATGTCTAAATTATTAATGACTTCTTTGCACACCTTTGCACTGTCAACCGCTGCAAACTCTTTTCCTTTTGTCCCAACTCTTGAAAAAGCTAAGAGGTCATCAATAAGCTGTTGCATTCTTTTTGCGCCATCTGTAGCAAAAAAGATATATTTTCTTCCCTTGTCATCTAATAACTCGTTATACTGCCTTTCTAAAAGCTGCGTATAACTTGCCACCATGCGAATCGGCTCCTGAAGATCATGGGAGGCAACATAAGCAAATTGCTCAAGCTCTTTATTGGAACGCTCAAGATCATTCTTTAAGGCAGTTAATTTATTACGCTCGTCTTCTAGTCTTTTTTTTGATTCCTCTAAATCATCCAAAATATTTAAAATCGCCATCTTTGTCTCTTCTAAAGCTTTATTATCTTTTTGCGATCGAAATAATGTCTGAGAAAGCTCTTCTGTCTTTTTAGCAACTTTTGCCTCTAAATCTCGATAGGAACCCTGCAGCTGCTCTGACATCTTATTAATAGCATGGCTTAATTGCCCGACTTCGTCATTTGATCGGATATTCACCTTTTTAGAAAAATCTCCCGAACCTATAACAAAAACAGCATCGCGTAGCTTTTCAATAGGCCCCGAAATTGAGAATGAAACATAAAAACAAAAAAACATAGCTATGATAAAAATAAAAATTCCTATAATAATAAGTCTCTGCATATTTTCTTGTGCATGGCCAATAAAATCCGATATCTCAATCATTGAAATAATCATTCCAGCCTTTCGATCACCAGCGTCAACAAATCCAAAAGAATCGACTACATACTCATCGTCCCCATCTTTTATCACAGAATAACTATCGCTATAATTTTCCTCCCCCTCCACTACTGTAGTTTTAGAAAATAATTCTCTAAAATCACTTGAATCTTTAGTCGATCCTACGATAACATAATCATTAAAATCATCCCAATTGTTCCGAGCCATTGCCCTCTTTTTAACCAAATCATATTTTTTTTTATCCAAGTATTGCTTTTTTATCAACAAGAAAAATTCATTATCAGAAGAGCCTTTAAGCATCTCTAAAAAATGGTCTATTTCTTCTCCTAACTCTACATATCCTATCAACTCATTATTGCGATAATAAGGCGTAACAACGCGAAGCGCAAAAGCAGTTTTTCCTAACTCAAGTCCTGAAACAAGCTGTTTTGTAT encodes:
- a CDS encoding response regulator — translated: MSRKILLIEDNEGDQFLIKELFDEFYNDWEFSAVVSGEEGIKKVELDKPDIVITDTQLPGMDGFETCKRIKDLNGDSVKVVVMTGLFDSVNAIKAREMGADDYCVKTSNMAEIARVLKAMIG
- a CDS encoding response regulator, giving the protein MTDLKSIEILLVEDNPGDVELTKEALKESKMKNNLSVAEDGEEATDFLFKKGKYSGAATPDLILLDLNLPKKDGREVLAEIKADPILRRVPVVVLTTSEAEQDIAKAYDHHANCYIKKPVDFNKFIDVVQKIEDFWFSIVKLPRVD
- a CDS encoding ATP-binding protein — its product is MKIFYKLFFSFFTIALLIIVVLFFSQQSFERVFLENMLQMKKDFNKDFSLLEKQDTEKLSAALNVFVQDENFQNIYLEKDRDVLYQALQPLFQELKKSYGITHFYFILPDGKCFLRVHDKDIYGDDITRFTFWKARDTKQLVSGLELGKTAFALRVVTPYYRNNELIGYVELGEEIDHFLEMLKGSSDNEFFLLIKKQYLDKKKYDLVKKRAMARNNWDDFNDYVIVGSTKDSSDFRELFSKTTVVEGEENYSDSYSVIKDGDDEYVVDSFGFVDAGDRKAGMIISMIEISDFIGHAQENMQRLIIIGIFIFIIAMFFCFYVSFSISGPIEKLRDAVFVIGSGDFSKKVNIRSNDEVGQLSHAINKMSEQLQGSYRDLEAKVAKKTEELSQTLFRSQKDNKALEETKMAILNILDDLEESKKRLEDERNKLTALKNDLERSNKELEQFAYVASHDLQEPIRMVASYTQLLERQYNELLDDKGRKYIFFATDGAKRMQQLIDDLLAFSRVGTKGKEFAAVDSAKVCKEVINNLDIAIKESDSDIVFDNLPVVYGDDVQLLQLFQNLIGNAIKYRGDRKPKIRIGVQDKGKEWLFSISDNGIGIDEKYKERIFVIFQRLHTKKEYKGTGIGLAICKKIVERHGGRIWIESKPEQGTTFYFTLSKERKRKLGEMLVEDGFISAEDLKAELKKQGDEV